The Thalassophryne amazonica chromosome 13, fThaAma1.1, whole genome shotgun sequence genome window below encodes:
- the chrm3a gene encoding muscarinic acetylcholine receptor M3, giving the protein MNSNSTEPSLFLTAITSPPGADNYPPSDAVQPGAPLLYQENPLHNSSSSPNGNKTAAHDPLVGHPVWQVVLIVLLTGTLSLITIIGNVLVVVSFKVNRQLKTVNNYFLLSLAVADLIIGIISMNLYTTYLVMGYWALGNWACDLWLAIDYVASNASVMNLLVISFDRYFSITRPLTYRAKRTTKRAAIMIGLAWFVSLILWAPAILLWQYFEGKRTVPSDECYIQFLKEEPITTFCTAMAAFYLPVTIMSVLYWRIYKETENRSKELAGLQGLGSRGVVGGRGRGRSGGGERAHFVHQTGSSRSCSSYELTKLSQRKSTCQQLMGRLHCWPGIRSWRPGSSHQGEGDPDQSSSDSWNNNDAVVSAEHSASSEDEDCGGAEVIPKSHAIFSIVLNLPGINAAVNSQLTSCEDLDEASETDPLRGEENNRDSLSTITTNTTANTTPDGANNSENTYHQRFSSRKTQSLHTMQPTSNTGSLYGPAPTTSTATNATTTSTTTKSPTVPLSFKEAAMAKRFAARARTQITKRKRMSLVKEKKAAQTLSAILLAFIITWTPYNIMVLVNAFCKVCIPDTLWAVGYWLCYVNSTVNPMCYALCNKTFRTTFKMILLCHWDKKKRRKQQFQQRQSVVFHRRIPREST; this is encoded by the coding sequence ATGAACTCCAACAGCACAGAACCTAGCCTCTTCTTGACTGCCATTACTTCTCCACCAGGGGCGGACAACTACCCACCATCCGATGCTGTCCAACCAGGAGCCCCCTTGCTGTATCAGGAAAACCCCCTGCATAATAGTTCCTCCTCCCCGAATGGAAACAAAACTGCAGCCCATGATCCTTTGGTGGGGCACCCCGTCTGGCAGGTTGTCCTTATTGTCTTGCTAACAGGCACATTGTCACTGATCACCATCATTGGCAATGTTCTTGTAGTGGTATCCTTCAAGGTAAATCGCCAACTAAAGACTGTCAATAACTACTTCCTTCTGAGCTTGGCTGTGGCTGACCTCATCATTGGGATCATCTCAATGAACCTATATACAACTTATCTTGTGATGGGTTATTGGGCTCTGGGAAACTGGGCATGTGACCTTTGGCTAGCTATAGACTATGTAGCCAGCAATGCATCAGTTATGAACCTTCTGGTCATCAGCTTTGACCGGTACTTTTCAATAACCAGACCTCTTACCTACCGTGCCAAACGGACCACAAAGCGGGCTGCCATCATGATTGGCCTAGCTTGGTTTGTGTCTCTCATTCTGTGGGCCCCTGCAATTCTGCTGTGGCAGTATTTTGAGGGTAAAAGGACAGTACCCTCCGATGAGTGCTACATTCAGTTCCTTAAAGAGGAGCCGATTACAACCTTCTGCACAGCAATGGCTGCTTTCTACCTGCCTGTCACAATAATGAGTGTTCTCTACTGGCGGATTTACAAAGAGACAGAGAACCGTTCTAAAGAGTTAGCTGGGTTGCAGGGATTGGGGAGTCGTGGAGTGGTAGGTGGAAGAGGAAGAGGTAGGAGTGGTGGAGGGGAGAGAGCCCATTTTGTCCACCAAACAGGGAGTTCGAGAAGCTGCAGTAGCTATGAGCTGACTAAGTTGTCACAGAGAAAAAGCACATGCCAGCAGCTGATGGGGCGCTTGCACTGCTGGCCTGGGATACGTTCCTGGAGACCCGGGAGTAGCCACCAAGGAGAGGGCGATCCAGACCAGAGCAGCAGTGACAGCTGGAACAACAACGACGCTGTCGTCTCGGCGGAACACTCTGCCTCATCGGAAGATGAGGACTGTGGGGGGGCAGAGGTAATTCCAAAGAGTCACGCTATTTTCTCCATTGTTCTTAACCTACCTGGAATAAACGCTGCGGTCAACTCCCAGCTCACCTCCTGTGAGGATCTGGATGAAGCCTCGGAGACGGACCCCCTCAGGGGAGAGGAGAATAACAGAGACAGCCTCTCAACAATcaccaccaacaccacagccaacACGACTCCCGATGGGGCGAACAATTCCGAAAATACCTACCACCAACGCTTCAGCTCACGCAAGACTCAGTCCCTTCATACCATGCAGCCTACCTCCAACACAGGCTCTTTGTATGGTCCTGCACCAACCACTTCCACTGCCACCAATGCCACGACCACCAGCACAACAACCAAATCCCCCACAGTCCCGCTGTCCTTCAAAGAGGCGGCTATGGCAAAGCGTTTCGCAGCCCGAGCTCGGACGCAGATCACCAAGAGGAAGCGTATGTCCCTCGTGAAGGAGAAGAAGGCAGCTCAGACTCTCAGCGCCATCCTCTTGGCTTTCATAATCACGTGGACACCTTACAACATCATGGTGCTGGTCAACGCCTTCTGTAAAGTTTGTATCCCAGACACCCTTTGGGCGGTGGGCTACTGGCTGTGCTACGTCAACAGCACGGTCAACCCCATGTGCTACGCCCTGTGCAACAAGACCTTCCGCACAACATTTAAGATGATCCTGCTGTGCCACTGGGACAAGAAGAAAAGGAGGAAGCAGCAGTTTCAGCAGAGGCAGTCGGTGGTCTTCCATAGGAGGATTCCCAGAGAGTCCACGTAA